The sequence AAAAAGTATGTGTCCCTCAACCTGACTGACAGTAAAGTGCTTTCATCACCTTACTATTACCTGAATAATAATGATGTGGTTTATATAAGACCGGGCAAAAACAAAGTGTTCAATAGTTCAAAATTCGTCACGCTGATTCCAACTATGATAAGCGCGCTGTCCCTCATCACAACACTTATTATCGTTACTGTTAAATGATTCCTACGTTATGAACCAAAAAAACGAAACAAATAATCGGGCTGCAGTTATTGATCTGAATGACCTGTTGAAGAAACTGGCATTCCATTGGCCACTTTATCTCATCCTCATACTGCTCTCTGTTTTGGGAGCATTCATCTACCTGAAATATGCCAAACCGAGGTATATGTCCAGCGCTAAGTTGTATCTGAAAGATGAAAAGAAAGGTGGTGGTGAAGAAATGGATATGCTCAAGTCGCTCTCCCTATTCAATAGCGGGAAAAATATTGAGAATGAAATGGAAGTAATCAAGTCCCCGATATTGATAGCCAAAGTAATCAGGGACAATCACTTCAACATTCGTTACTACCGGAAAGCAGCAGTTCGTAATGAAGAACTCTATGACAACTCCCCGTTCAGTATCCGGGTTCTTAGTGATACTGCCAATATCGGCAATTATATTTTTGATATAACCCCAGAAAGAAACGGTCTGAAAGTAAAAGCTGAATATGGTGATGACCAGACGAAAGATTTCACTGTGCAATCAGGCGTCCCTTTTACTGTAGGACGCGATCAGTTTAGCATCACTTACAGCACCCCCACTATAGAAGTTCCCCGCATGAATGACTATCGCATCCGGGTGGATTCTATTGCAGAACTGGCCTATGAAAAGTTGGATGATATAGGCACAGCGCTGGTGAATAAAGACGCGACTGTAATATTGGTGACTTATGAGGATGCCGTCGCTGCACGTGCTGCTCACTTTATCAATGCACTGCTGGATACCTACAACGATTATACGCTGGATGATAAGAACAGGGTAGCCCTGAAAACGATCAACTTCCTCTCTGTACGTATTGACTCCCTGCGCGATGAGCTGGGCTACCTGGAAAAACAGGAGGAACGATTCAAAGTGCAGCGGGGTATTACCGATATCGAAGGCACTTCCAAACTGGCCCTGGAACAGGTAAAGGATGCAGATATAAAACTGAATGATGCAAACATGCAGCTCTCCGTATTCGACCAGGTGGACGAGTACCTGAATGCACCGGGTAATAGTTATCCTTTCGCACCGATGCTGGGCACCGTTGATCAAACCCTGACGGCCATGATCAACAGGTATGAAGAGCTGCTGAAAGAAAAAAACAAACTCTCGCTCTCCCTGCAACCCAGCAGTATGATCGTACAAAACCTGGATGGCCAAATAGAAGATGCACGTAATACTATTAAAAACTACATCTCCGGTTACAGGCGCAACGCCGGCGTAGCACAGAACCAGATGCAGCAAAAGGTCAACCAGATCCAGGCTAAAATTGCCAACATTCCGGCTTACGAAAGAGAATATATCAATATCAAAAGACAACAGGGCGTAAAAGAAAATCTCTACCTCTACCTGTTGAAAAAGAAAGAAGAAGCATCGGTTTCCTATGCAAGTAATGTGACTGACAACAGGGTTATTGCTCCTGCATTCATTCCTGAAAAACCGGAATCACCCAGGAAAACGATGGCCTTTGTAGGATTCCTTGCTGCTGGTCTGGCACTGAGTACGCTTTACATCTACCTGAAATATTTCCTTAACAATAAGATCCTTAGCAAAACTGAGATTGAACAATTATTTGAACTTCCGCTTATGGCAGAAATATACCAGGATGAAGAAGAAACAGCCAAAAACTTTTCTCTTCAAAACAGGTCCGTACTGTTGGAACAAATTTTCAACTTACGTACCAATCTTCGTTACCTGTTGAGCGAACATACTGATAGTACTACTATCCTGGTTACTTCCAGCATTTCCGGCGAGGGTAAAACTTTCTTAAGTGCGCACCTGGGCAACTCCCTCACAGTGAATAAAAAGAAAGTAATACTGCTGGAACTTGACCTGCGTAAACCAAAACTCTCCAAGTTCCTGGGCATGGACAATTTTACAGGCATCACTAATTATATCGTAGAGAATAAATCTATCGACGAAATTATCCGCAAAGTGCCGGGTACCGACCTGCACCTGATTTCATCCGGACCTATTCCTCCTAACCCGGTGGAACTGATAGAAGGAAACAGGATGCGTACACTGCTGACCACGCTGAAAGAACGCTATGACTACATCATCATTGATACGGCGCCAATCGGTATCGTTTCTGATGCAAAGAGTCTGGCATCTTATATAGATGCCACCCTCTTTGTAGTACGCTACAATTTCACCCTGAAATCGAAACTGAAAGCAGTAGCAGAAAATATCAGAGAAGGGCATTTCCGCAAAACCGGTATCATCTTCAACGGTATTGAACAGGATAGTTTCTATCCAAACTACTATTACGACCATTATTCATATTCACAGGAAAATCTGAAAGTAAAAAGATGGTTTTCATTTTTCAAAAAACTAAAACATCGTCTTGCATAAGATCCTTCAAAATAGTGGTTGGCTGCTGATTGACAAACTGGCGCGGCTGTTCCTTGGTTTATTTACCATGGCTATGATTGCACGTCATATCGGCCCTGAGGAATTTGGTATCTGGAACTATTCTATAGCCCTTACTGCAATTGTAGGTGGTATAGCGGTGCTGGGGCTGGACAAGATTGTAGTGAAAGAATTGGTATCTGCCCCTGAGCGCAGGGATGAGATTGTATCTACAGCGCTGTGTATGCGAATTGTAGCGGGCATTCTATCCTGCACAATTTGTATTATGATCCCCTGGTTCACCAGGCAGAACAATCCTTTGTACATCTGGTGTACCACCATTACTGCTTTTAATATCCTGCTGCAATCATTCGATGTATTTGACTACTTCTACCAGGCACACAACCAGGTGCAACGGGT is a genomic window of Chitinophaga sp. LS1 containing:
- a CDS encoding polysaccharide biosynthesis tyrosine autokinase, with protein sequence MNQKNETNNRAAVIDLNDLLKKLAFHWPLYLILILLSVLGAFIYLKYAKPRYMSSAKLYLKDEKKGGGEEMDMLKSLSLFNSGKNIENEMEVIKSPILIAKVIRDNHFNIRYYRKAAVRNEELYDNSPFSIRVLSDTANIGNYIFDITPERNGLKVKAEYGDDQTKDFTVQSGVPFTVGRDQFSITYSTPTIEVPRMNDYRIRVDSIAELAYEKLDDIGTALVNKDATVILVTYEDAVAARAAHFINALLDTYNDYTLDDKNRVALKTINFLSVRIDSLRDELGYLEKQEERFKVQRGITDIEGTSKLALEQVKDADIKLNDANMQLSVFDQVDEYLNAPGNSYPFAPMLGTVDQTLTAMINRYEELLKEKNKLSLSLQPSSMIVQNLDGQIEDARNTIKNYISGYRRNAGVAQNQMQQKVNQIQAKIANIPAYEREYINIKRQQGVKENLYLYLLKKKEEASVSYASNVTDNRVIAPAFIPEKPESPRKTMAFVGFLAAGLALSTLYIYLKYFLNNKILSKTEIEQLFELPLMAEIYQDEEETAKNFSLQNRSVLLEQIFNLRTNLRYLLSEHTDSTTILVTSSISGEGKTFLSAHLGNSLTVNKKKVILLELDLRKPKLSKFLGMDNFTGITNYIVENKSIDEIIRKVPGTDLHLISSGPIPPNPVELIEGNRMRTLLTTLKERYDYIIIDTAPIGIVSDAKSLASYIDATLFVVRYNFTLKSKLKAVAENIREGHFRKTGIIFNGIEQDSFYPNYYYDHYSYSQENLKVKRWFSFFKKLKHRLA